The Candidatus Nanohalovita haloferacivicina genome has a window encoding:
- a CDS encoding FAD-dependent thymidylate synthase: MTEFSETEKKALSNFVTHTEENIYAVQNVSPEIFGAFGSFFSRSPKDIREHLLDAIKGNIRGHKIEGGEERLEKLARTADEKEGDIYEHPQKGLQSGLEKSQSFFEKYYGTYGHKSIANTVWIPFVANDVSQIFARKLAEDQLAFFIEQSTRYVEFDKDNYYKDPDIMESEHSEKYTETIEKMTENYKEFTEIAKEYYREQLPYEEWLEKQSEETQEKSEGFLERKYKRELDGKALDIARFLLPQAIQTNIAWALDARSTEFDIASWKSSPLSEMNDAAEKLEDSGGQIAPSLLKYTEKSEYRSDKLNLYNGEFEMDSEGEEIEKGVEIISAPENLLNKLVAHTLKENNSCSFKQAFQKSEEMSYNEKIDVLERTVEGRNTYDEWVGRNEEYDIEKLTIEIKTDVGALRDLRRHQKNDRGENIYSLDMGYYRPEVVDEMPEKAGELFEETMQIAHEAEKQIREDFKLQAQYVLPMATMTTITMSIGLDQLQYFVNLRSTPEGNFSYREDAFNLAEEAAREYPWLLGLEEYPEGKGIKDVYRNAPVKELMRIQPGETDLHT, encoded by the coding sequence TTGACAGAATTCTCTGAAACAGAAAAAAAGGCACTTTCAAACTTTGTAACCCATACAGAAGAAAACATCTATGCCGTGCAAAACGTCAGCCCGGAAATATTCGGCGCATTCGGCAGCTTTTTCTCAAGAAGCCCCAAAGACATCAGAGAACACCTCCTAGACGCAATAAAAGGAAATATCCGAGGCCACAAAATAGAAGGCGGCGAAGAAAGACTGGAGAAACTGGCAAGAACAGCAGACGAAAAAGAAGGAGATATCTACGAACACCCGCAGAAAGGCCTTCAATCAGGCCTTGAAAAATCCCAGAGCTTCTTTGAAAAATACTACGGAACATACGGCCACAAATCAATTGCAAACACTGTCTGGATTCCGTTCGTAGCAAATGACGTCAGCCAGATATTCGCGAGAAAACTTGCAGAAGACCAGCTAGCATTTTTCATCGAACAAAGCACCCGCTACGTAGAATTCGACAAAGACAACTACTACAAAGATCCAGACATCATGGAAAGCGAGCACTCCGAAAAATACACAGAAACCATCGAGAAAATGACCGAAAACTACAAGGAGTTCACAGAAATAGCCAAAGAATACTACAGAGAACAACTACCTTACGAAGAATGGCTGGAAAAACAATCAGAAGAAACACAGGAGAAATCAGAAGGTTTCCTAGAGAGAAAATACAAGAGAGAACTCGACGGAAAGGCCCTTGACATCGCAAGATTTCTTCTTCCGCAGGCCATTCAGACAAACATTGCCTGGGCGCTTGACGCCAGAAGCACAGAATTTGACATCGCATCATGGAAAAGCAGCCCTCTCAGCGAAATGAACGACGCAGCAGAGAAACTGGAAGACTCAGGAGGCCAGATAGCGCCTTCACTACTGAAATACACGGAGAAAAGCGAATACCGCTCCGATAAACTAAATCTGTACAACGGCGAATTTGAAATGGATTCAGAAGGAGAGGAAATCGAAAAAGGAGTTGAAATAATATCCGCGCCAGAAAACCTTCTCAACAAGCTAGTGGCCCACACCCTCAAGGAAAACAACTCCTGCAGCTTCAAACAGGCCTTCCAGAAGTCAGAGGAGATGAGCTACAACGAGAAAATCGATGTGCTGGAGAGAACAGTCGAGGGCCGGAACACCTACGATGAATGGGTAGGCCGCAACGAAGAATATGACATCGAGAAACTGACGATCGAGATAAAAACAGATGTAGGCGCTCTAAGAGATCTGAGAAGACACCAGAAAAACGATAGAGGAGAAAACATCTACAGCCTCGACATGGGATACTACAGGCCAGAAGTAGTCGATGAAATGCCTGAGAAAGCAGGAGAACTCTTTGAAGAGACAATGCAGATAGCGCACGAAGCGGAAAAACAGATTAGAGAGGACTTCAAACTGCAGGCGCAGTACGTCCTGCCAATGGCTACAATGACAACAATTACTATGAGCATAGGCCTTGATCAGCTTCAATACTTTGTAAACTTGCGATCAACGCCTGAAGGAAACTTCTCATACCGTGAAGACGCATTCAACCTGGCAGAAGAAGCAGCCAGAGAATATCCATGGCTGCTAGGCCTGGAAGAATACCCTGAAGGAAAAGGCATCAAGGACGTATACAGAAACGCCCCGGTGAAAGAATTGATGAGGATTCAGCCAGGAGAAACAGATCTGCACACGTGA
- the glyA gene encoding serine hydroxymethyltransferase yields MEHKDISEADPEVYKALKNEVERQESESLEMIASENFVPKQILQAQGSVLTNKYAEGLPGKRYYAGCEHHDKIENLARERACEIFNADHANVQPHSGSQANFAAYFSQLDAGDKILGPVLSHGGHLTHGHGVNFSGDLFDFETYGINQETERFEKEDVMKAAKEHNPDLIVCGYSAYPREIDFEMFREVADEVDALLMCDIAHISGLVAAGEHPSPFPECDIVTTTTHKSIRGARGGMILCKREYADEVDSAVFPYSQGGPLMHQIAGKAVCFKEAMKPEFKDYAAQIKKNTKALAEGLREKGLQMVSGGTDNHLVLVDLTDEETTGKEAEEALEEAGIVVNKNAVPYDPEPPMVTSGIRIGTPALTTRGMEEEELKEIGKMIGEVVKNPESEDIRSEVEDRVSELLAEFPLYEDSDVEF; encoded by the coding sequence ATGGAACACAAGGATATTTCCGAGGCCGACCCAGAAGTCTACAAAGCCCTGAAAAATGAGGTAGAGAGGCAGGAAAGCGAATCACTCGAAATGATTGCCTCGGAAAACTTTGTACCAAAACAGATTCTACAGGCCCAGGGATCAGTTCTCACCAACAAATACGCAGAAGGCCTTCCAGGAAAAAGATACTACGCCGGCTGCGAACACCACGACAAGATCGAAAACCTGGCCCGTGAAAGAGCATGTGAAATCTTCAACGCCGACCATGCCAACGTACAGCCACACTCAGGAAGCCAGGCCAACTTTGCAGCATACTTCTCACAGCTAGACGCAGGAGACAAAATACTAGGTCCAGTACTTAGCCATGGAGGCCACCTAACACACGGCCACGGAGTAAACTTCTCAGGAGACCTTTTCGACTTCGAAACATACGGCATCAACCAGGAAACCGAAAGATTCGAGAAAGAAGATGTAATGAAAGCCGCAAAGGAGCACAACCCTGACCTGATAGTCTGCGGCTACTCCGCATATCCCAGAGAAATAGACTTTGAAATGTTCAGAGAAGTTGCCGACGAAGTCGACGCACTGCTCATGTGCGATATAGCCCACATATCAGGTCTTGTAGCAGCAGGAGAACATCCTTCGCCGTTCCCAGAATGTGACATTGTCACAACAACCACCCACAAATCAATCCGGGGCGCAAGAGGCGGCATGATCCTCTGCAAACGAGAATACGCAGATGAAGTAGATTCAGCGGTATTCCCATACAGCCAGGGAGGCCCACTAATGCATCAGATCGCAGGAAAAGCAGTATGCTTCAAAGAAGCAATGAAACCAGAGTTCAAAGACTACGCCGCACAGATAAAGAAAAATACCAAAGCCCTGGCAGAAGGCCTCAGAGAAAAAGGCCTTCAAATGGTTTCAGGCGGAACAGACAATCATCTAGTACTCGTCGACCTGACAGACGAAGAAACAACAGGAAAAGAAGCAGAAGAGGCCCTTGAAGAAGCAGGAATAGTTGTCAACAAAAACGCAGTACCTTACGATCCAGAACCACCAATGGTAACCTCTGGTATCAGAATTGGTACCCCAGCACTGACAACAAGAGGAATGGAAGAGGAAGAACTCAAGGAGATCGGAAAAATGATCGGCGAAGTAGTGAAGAATCCTGAAAGCGAAGATATAAGGTCAGAAGTGGAGGACAGAGTCTCAGAGCTTCTGGCAGAGTTCCCTCTCTACGAGGATTCAGATGTAGAGTTCTAG
- a CDS encoding Bax inhibitor-1 family protein: MKTEELKSIGLSAGLILINIAVMWVFAFTPLSTISNIVFSTFILGVIFYGALLTGGVYLAKKGIRNNQTKQAWLGTAILQITYGIFGAGILGMIGPRTQMIALAATAIITTAITVISGLLVYLTEHDFSSWQRYSNYLFMGVLGISFIGTFSRGLIIVAFALALAGFLTYLVYEIWDMKQRPSNVYLNGIGIYVAFMGVFVQILQIVIEMLADR; encoded by the coding sequence ATGAAAACAGAAGAACTGAAAAGCATAGGACTCAGCGCAGGCCTAATACTGATAAACATCGCAGTAATGTGGGTCTTCGCATTCACACCGTTATCAACAATCTCAAACATCGTATTCAGCACATTCATACTCGGAGTAATATTCTACGGAGCACTACTAACCGGAGGAGTATACCTGGCCAAAAAAGGAATACGCAACAACCAAACAAAGCAGGCCTGGCTCGGCACAGCAATCCTGCAAATAACATACGGGATCTTCGGAGCAGGAATACTCGGCATGATCGGGCCAAGAACACAGATGATCGCACTAGCAGCAACAGCAATTATAACCACAGCAATCACAGTAATAAGCGGCCTGCTAGTATATCTAACAGAACACGACTTCTCCTCATGGCAGAGATACTCAAACTACCTCTTCATGGGAGTACTTGGAATATCTTTCATAGGAACATTCAGCAGAGGCCTGATCATAGTAGCATTCGCACTCGCCCTCGCAGGATTCCTGACATACCTAGTCTACGAGATCTGGGACATGAAACAGAGGCCTTCCAACGTATACCTCAACGGAATAGGAATCTACGTCGCATTCATGGGAGTATTCGTACAGATCCTTCAGATAGTAATAGAAATGCTGGCCGACCGATAA
- a CDS encoding dTMP kinase has translation MTENDFSGTFVVVEGADASGKQTQVGRIAEWLRFEGRSSIDPAVEQDILDRMPGKYPDPTMDKVEDSVMDGVWRLSFPTYGQTPGGRVVGSYLDGDLGNRDDVSLEDIIDIFAADRKQFKELIREYLEEGGIIVCDRYREANLIHQLVDFEGEEWERKLEYIKGIDADLPDADVVFYLDISPEAARERMSDKDKDIHEQDFEYMKKSNLNGQKLAEREGWRVIDGERGKDEVEADLRKIIEEFL, from the coding sequence GTGACAGAGAACGATTTCTCCGGTACTTTTGTCGTTGTTGAGGGGGCTGATGCCTCCGGTAAGCAAACTCAGGTAGGCCGTATTGCTGAATGGCTGAGGTTTGAAGGCCGCAGCAGTATTGATCCGGCGGTTGAGCAGGATATTCTTGACAGGATGCCGGGGAAGTATCCGGATCCAACTATGGACAAGGTTGAGGATAGTGTTATGGATGGTGTCTGGAGGCTTTCTTTCCCTACGTATGGTCAGACGCCTGGAGGCCGTGTTGTTGGCTCCTATCTTGATGGAGATCTCGGTAACAGGGATGATGTATCTCTAGAAGATATTATAGATATTTTTGCAGCCGATAGGAAACAGTTCAAGGAGCTTATCCGCGAGTACCTGGAAGAGGGCGGTATTATTGTATGTGATCGTTATAGAGAGGCCAATCTAATTCATCAGCTCGTTGATTTTGAAGGTGAGGAGTGGGAGAGAAAGCTGGAGTATATTAAAGGTATAGATGCTGATCTGCCGGATGCGGATGTTGTTTTCTACCTTGATATTTCTCCTGAGGCCGCTAGGGAGAGGATGAGTGATAAGGATAAAGATATTCACGAGCAGGACTTTGAGTATATGAAGAAGTCGAATCTTAATGGTCAGAAGCTTGCTGAAAGAGAGGGCTGGCGCGTTATCGATGGTGAAAGAGGTAAAGACGAGGTTGAAGCTGATTTGAGAAAAATTATTGAAGAATTCCTCTAG
- a CDS encoding DUF5828 family protein, with product MAEEEDSVEETNSGVKKNGNWKEIAEFGEEVEGILEESGSDSESIEKFGDWRPKVEESESDVKRKTVDEAVLKEREIERDSEGVKKDLKQASDKMAEAGKKAVKKEVPEKEIIEASSEAAKPLFSRIAGLLRKIESVIYSWITLRFNPYYLDTEDFSVDITDKRDGEFEMDVAVLEEEKREGLKEKFRDDE from the coding sequence ATGGCAGAAGAAGAGGATTCGGTCGAGGAAACTAACTCCGGAGTGAAAAAGAACGGCAACTGGAAGGAAATTGCCGAGTTCGGAGAGGAGGTTGAAGGCATACTTGAGGAGTCAGGATCTGACTCAGAGTCTATAGAGAAGTTCGGTGACTGGAGGCCTAAAGTTGAGGAATCTGAGAGCGATGTCAAGAGGAAGACTGTTGACGAAGCAGTTTTGAAGGAGAGAGAAATTGAAAGAGACAGTGAAGGAGTAAAGAAAGATCTTAAACAGGCCTCTGACAAGATGGCGGAAGCTGGAAAGAAAGCTGTCAAGAAAGAAGTTCCGGAAAAAGAAATAATTGAAGCCTCTTCTGAAGCAGCAAAACCTCTTTTCTCCAGAATTGCAGGCCTTCTGAGAAAGATTGAGTCTGTAATTTACTCCTGGATAACTCTCAGGTTTAATCCTTACTACCTGGATACTGAGGATTTCTCCGTTGATATTACTGATAAGAGGGATGGCGAGTTCGAGATGGATGTTGCTGTTCTTGAAGAGGAGAAGCGTGAAGGCCTCAAGGAAAAGTTCAGAGATGATGAGTGA
- a CDS encoding inorganic phosphate transporter translates to MQELLYVSALAAAVFMGISIGASTVASAFGPVNSARSANILRSALFAGFFAFLGAVTQGANVTETVGSGIIGGEIQTIQAALILFVAAGLVIVSVMGDYPMPTAFTVVGAVIGSGLAFGNPLQYSGITKVLGYWLIIPFLSLGLSYSIAKILRKYVSKEDSEGKLRILLLVTGSYVAYSAGASAVGLAVGPLTGLISSTGALLLMGGLAILMGAWLYSPRIIRAISFDYSNIGPRRSVAALGTAAILAQIGIFFGVPISFNEAVIASVIGSGLVEGKANADMEKIGRTAAAWVAAFFLAMILTAGIGLLIA, encoded by the coding sequence ATGCAGGAGCTACTTTATGTTTCGGCGCTTGCAGCAGCAGTTTTCATGGGTATTTCTATAGGAGCTTCGACTGTTGCCTCGGCTTTCGGCCCGGTAAACAGTGCGCGTTCAGCTAATATTTTACGTTCAGCTCTTTTTGCAGGTTTCTTCGCCTTTCTGGGAGCTGTTACTCAGGGAGCAAATGTTACTGAAACTGTAGGATCAGGAATTATTGGCGGAGAGATTCAAACTATTCAGGCGGCCTTGATTCTTTTCGTAGCGGCAGGCCTTGTTATTGTCAGCGTTATGGGAGATTATCCTATGCCTACAGCATTTACGGTTGTAGGAGCGGTTATAGGTTCGGGCCTGGCGTTCGGAAATCCGCTACAGTATTCTGGAATAACAAAGGTACTGGGATACTGGCTGATTATTCCTTTCCTATCTCTAGGCCTCAGCTACAGCATTGCTAAAATACTGAGAAAATACGTGTCCAAAGAGGACTCAGAGGGAAAGCTTCGAATCCTTCTTCTGGTTACAGGAAGCTACGTAGCTTACTCGGCGGGAGCATCAGCAGTAGGACTTGCAGTAGGCCCTCTCACAGGATTAATTTCTTCTACAGGAGCTCTGCTCTTGATGGGAGGCCTGGCTATCTTGATGGGTGCCTGGCTGTACTCTCCAAGAATTATCCGGGCAATTTCCTTTGATTATTCGAATATTGGGCCTCGTAGAAGTGTTGCAGCTCTTGGAACAGCAGCAATACTGGCCCAGATAGGAATATTTTTCGGAGTTCCGATATCATTCAATGAAGCTGTTATTGCATCGGTCATTGGATCTGGGCTTGTAGAAGGAAAGGCCAACGCCGATATGGAGAAGATTGGAAGAACTGCTGCAGCATGGGTAGCAGCTTTCTTCCTTGCAATGATTTTAACTGCAGGAATAGGTCTTTTGATTGCCTAA
- the rqcH gene encoding ribosome rescue protein RqcH, producing the protein MELTSLDLSILMEELNNLEEGFVQKVYQRGQELTIEVYVPGEDKKRLVIGTDRCFISKYKRENPERPPGFCMELRKHLGRVDSIKQRGFDRILEIESGDKKFIAEMFGKGNFILLKEGKIIGALREQEWADRSIRVGEEYVYPEPTADPREVDDYFSLMDEEEEIVREIAAKLSFGGTYAEEICQRAEIEKDTEVGDLEEEEKEELRQQIDRIIGQEDLKPVLYTEDLPERAAPFPLEKYEDLDREDMETFSEALDEYYYRRTRQEKEKEKKEAFQEKLQGLEAQKEQQERKLQGLQKSSKQNREKAEIIYENYQLLQKIKESLEQSIEENGWKETEEKLKEAETELSEHVNSLNEREEFFSASVDGYSIKLRPGQNLEATASSYYDKAKDSESKMESVEKALEKTQEKIDDLSEDEFDYEEEMEDKSQKRSKKWFEKYRWFRSSEDYLVIAGRDAQTNEMLVKKHMEDNDLYFHADFDGAPSVVVKDGQDCGEATREEAAKAAVTFSKTWKAGIGADDVYYVDPEQVTENPESGEYLGKGAFVIRGDREYMRNMSVEASVGAYQIEDTWVPMCGPETAISEHCEEYINLEPGHTKKSEIAKKIQSGLGKDKELDLDYIIRSLPPGQSDIKN; encoded by the coding sequence ATGGAGCTAACCAGTCTAGACCTCTCAATACTCATGGAAGAACTGAACAACCTGGAGGAAGGATTCGTTCAGAAAGTATACCAGAGAGGGCAGGAACTAACAATAGAGGTATACGTGCCAGGAGAAGACAAGAAAAGACTGGTAATCGGAACAGACAGATGCTTTATCTCCAAATACAAACGAGAGAACCCAGAAAGGCCTCCAGGCTTCTGTATGGAACTCAGAAAACACCTGGGTCGAGTAGACTCAATAAAGCAGAGAGGATTCGACAGAATACTGGAAATAGAATCTGGAGACAAAAAATTCATTGCAGAAATGTTTGGAAAAGGAAACTTCATCCTCCTGAAAGAAGGAAAGATAATAGGAGCTCTCAGAGAACAGGAATGGGCTGACAGATCAATCAGGGTTGGAGAAGAATACGTATATCCAGAACCAACAGCAGACCCACGAGAAGTAGACGACTACTTCTCACTTATGGACGAAGAAGAGGAAATAGTACGGGAAATTGCAGCTAAACTTAGCTTCGGAGGAACGTACGCAGAAGAAATCTGTCAGAGAGCAGAAATAGAAAAAGACACAGAAGTCGGCGACCTTGAGGAAGAGGAAAAGGAAGAGCTCAGACAGCAAATAGACAGAATAATAGGCCAGGAAGACCTGAAACCCGTACTGTACACCGAGGACCTGCCAGAACGAGCAGCACCCTTTCCTCTAGAAAAATACGAAGATCTGGACAGAGAGGACATGGAGACATTCTCGGAAGCGCTGGACGAATACTACTACAGAAGAACACGACAGGAAAAAGAGAAAGAGAAGAAAGAGGCCTTCCAGGAAAAACTACAGGGACTAGAAGCACAGAAAGAACAACAGGAAAGAAAGCTCCAGGGCCTCCAGAAATCATCGAAACAGAACCGTGAGAAAGCAGAGATAATCTATGAGAACTACCAGCTTCTTCAGAAAATAAAAGAAAGCCTCGAACAATCCATTGAAGAAAACGGCTGGAAGGAGACTGAAGAAAAGCTGAAAGAGGCCGAAACAGAGCTATCAGAGCATGTTAACTCTCTGAATGAGAGAGAAGAATTTTTCTCAGCCAGCGTCGACGGATACAGTATCAAATTAAGACCCGGCCAGAATCTGGAAGCCACGGCCTCTTCATACTACGATAAAGCCAAGGACTCCGAATCAAAAATGGAGAGCGTGGAAAAGGCCCTGGAGAAGACTCAGGAGAAAATTGATGATCTCAGCGAGGATGAGTTCGACTATGAGGAAGAAATGGAGGATAAGTCGCAGAAAAGATCCAAGAAATGGTTCGAGAAATACAGATGGTTCCGATCCTCAGAAGACTACCTCGTGATCGCAGGTAGAGACGCTCAGACCAACGAAATGCTGGTCAAAAAACACATGGAAGACAACGACCTGTACTTCCACGCCGACTTTGACGGCGCACCCAGTGTCGTAGTAAAAGATGGGCAGGACTGCGGCGAGGCCACTCGTGAAGAAGCTGCGAAAGCCGCTGTCACGTTTTCAAAGACATGGAAAGCCGGTATAGGTGCAGACGATGTATACTACGTAGATCCCGAACAGGTAACAGAAAACCCTGAGTCAGGAGAGTATCTCGGAAAAGGAGCATTCGTAATCCGAGGGGACAGAGAATACATGAGAAACATGTCAGTAGAGGCCTCAGTAGGAGCATACCAGATAGAAGACACCTGGGTACCAATGTGCGGCCCAGAAACCGCAATCTCCGAACACTGCGAAGAATACATCAACCTCGAACCAGGCCACACCAAGAAATCAGAGATCGCCAAGAAAATACAGTCAGGCCTCGGAAAAGACAAAGAACTCGACCTCGACTACATCATAAGATCACTACCGCCAGGCCAGTCAGACATCAAAAATTAG
- the scpB gene encoding SMC-Scp complex subunit ScpB encodes MEEKKARLEAALYLSEEPIDSKEIADVLNLGSMGYVDMLIQEFREELENDHRGFELIETDAGYELKVKKDHLEHVSHLAPHQDLNEGQLRTLSLIAYNAPLEQADLVEIRGNRAYQHVKELVNRDFVEKEKDGRTAILDVSDFFLDYFDIESVDEFKEGLDQDMEIEE; translated from the coding sequence GTGGAAGAAAAAAAGGCACGACTGGAGGCCGCACTATACCTCTCAGAGGAGCCAATCGACAGCAAAGAAATAGCCGACGTACTAAACCTCGGAAGCATGGGATACGTAGACATGCTGATCCAGGAATTCAGAGAAGAACTGGAAAACGACCATCGCGGATTCGAACTAATTGAAACCGACGCAGGATACGAACTCAAGGTCAAAAAAGACCACCTGGAACACGTATCCCACCTGGCCCCACACCAGGACCTCAACGAAGGCCAGCTAAGAACACTCAGCCTCATAGCCTACAACGCACCCCTTGAACAAGCAGATCTTGTAGAAATCAGAGGAAACCGGGCCTATCAGCACGTAAAAGAACTGGTTAACAGAGACTTTGTAGAAAAAGAAAAAGACGGCCGCACAGCAATACTAGACGTATCAGACTTCTTCCTCGACTACTTCGACATCGAATCAGTAGACGAATTCAAAGAAGGCCTCGACCAGGACATGGAAATAGAGGAATAA
- a CDS encoding segregation/condensation protein A: MDQYDIQILAEQPWEETLEALTADMPAEEVDICVLTDRYKEYIDQLQEYDLQVPARAIRVCAALLKMKATAVYFDDGEEQEEDMMEDPMAFEDEEMIEEDQGRNPDLEMGPELDMPVKAKPKRRVQLDELKDSLRSALEIKERRQERQNERAEMEDVFEMDEEDLTDKIDSLFNTIKGMISEETKEEVEFEKIVESNDTEEKIEKFKHILHLENDRKVDVIQEEFFDDLKVRPEAEKPREDENYVTN, translated from the coding sequence ATGGATCAGTACGATATTCAGATACTTGCAGAACAGCCCTGGGAAGAAACACTTGAGGCCTTGACGGCAGACATGCCTGCTGAAGAGGTAGATATATGCGTTCTTACCGACAGGTACAAGGAATACATCGACCAGCTGCAGGAATATGATCTACAGGTTCCTGCACGCGCTATCAGAGTATGTGCAGCACTTCTAAAGATGAAAGCAACCGCAGTCTACTTTGACGACGGAGAAGAACAGGAAGAAGACATGATGGAAGACCCAATGGCCTTTGAAGACGAAGAAATGATAGAAGAAGACCAGGGCCGTAACCCCGACCTCGAAATGGGACCTGAACTTGACATGCCAGTAAAGGCTAAACCGAAGAGAAGGGTTCAGCTCGATGAACTGAAGGACTCTCTGCGTTCAGCACTTGAAATCAAGGAGAGAAGGCAGGAAAGGCAGAACGAAAGGGCGGAAATGGAAGATGTCTTCGAGATGGATGAGGAAGACCTGACAGACAAAATTGACTCGCTTTTCAACACGATAAAAGGAATGATCTCGGAGGAAACCAAGGAAGAGGTCGAGTTCGAGAAAATTGTTGAATCAAACGATACTGAAGAAAAAATAGAGAAGTTCAAGCATATCCTCCACCTTGAAAATGACAGAAAAGTAGACGTTATACAGGAGGAATTCTTCGACGACCTTAAAGTCAGGCCGGAAGCAGAAAAACCTAGAGAGGACGAAAACTATGTTACAAACTAG